The following coding sequences are from one Paenibacillus stellifer window:
- a CDS encoding Na/Pi cotransporter family protein, producing the protein MFSDLLFPVMYGIVIFLAGMKLMEAALSKLAGPILEDALGRATSTPLMGMLTSSVVTALLQSSTAVTVLAIGMVNAGLLSFGRTLGIILGSNIGTCLTTELAGLEIARFAGPLLAVSLALWAAAVTAGELPAAGSRLSGAAIALSRPLQFISLAAAGFALVLWGISVMQSIGPALQSSGMFRWFLDRASESVLWGFAAGACLTALLHSSSATIGMAMGVASSGALPPHIGIAIVLGANVGTCITAVIASVGGSISGIFVAWSHVVLNAGGALLFLPFTGLLLRAAELIGGGPAAQIAHSQTIFNIGCSLLALPFCYLPLWKRVDLRLSRGRRDL; encoded by the coding sequence ATGTTCAGCGACCTGCTGTTCCCTGTAATGTACGGCATCGTGATCTTCCTCGCCGGAATGAAGCTGATGGAAGCGGCGCTGTCCAAGCTGGCCGGGCCGATTCTCGAAGACGCTCTCGGCAGAGCAACTTCGACTCCGCTTATGGGCATGTTGACCAGCAGTGTGGTAACGGCTCTGCTACAGAGCAGCACCGCCGTTACCGTGCTGGCGATCGGTATGGTCAATGCCGGGCTCCTCTCGTTCGGCCGTACCCTGGGCATCATTCTCGGAAGCAATATCGGAACCTGCCTGACCACCGAGCTGGCCGGTCTGGAAATTGCCCGCTTCGCCGGACCTCTGCTGGCGGTTTCCCTTGCGCTTTGGGCCGCGGCAGTGACGGCGGGCGAGCTGCCCGCAGCCGGCTCGCGCCTGTCGGGCGCCGCGATCGCCCTCTCCAGGCCGCTGCAATTCATCAGCCTTGCCGCCGCTGGCTTTGCGCTCGTGCTGTGGGGCATTTCGGTGATGCAGTCGATCGGCCCTGCCCTGCAGAGCAGCGGCATGTTCCGCTGGTTTCTGGACCGGGCGTCCGAGAGCGTCCTCTGGGGCTTCGCGGCCGGAGCCTGTCTGACCGCGCTGCTCCACAGCAGTTCGGCCACCATCGGCATGGCGATGGGCGTGGCCTCCTCCGGAGCGCTCCCTCCGCACATAGGCATCGCCATCGTGCTTGGCGCCAATGTCGGCACCTGCATTACGGCCGTCATTGCCTCCGTTGGCGGCAGCATCTCCGGCATCTTCGTCGCCTGGTCGCATGTCGTGCTGAATGCTGGGGGAGCGCTTCTCTTTCTGCCTTTCACCGGGCTGCTGCTGAGAGCCGCCGAGCTGATCGGCGGCGGACCGGCGGCCCAGATCGCGCATTCGCAGACGATCTTCAATATCGGCTGCTCATTGCTCGCCCTGCCGTTTTGCTATCTTCCACTGTGGAAGCGGGTTGACTTGCGTCTCTCCCGGGGCCGCCGGGATCTTTAG
- a CDS encoding Ig-like domain-containing protein yields MKKIFGAIVATTLLFTAAAGGSLISPTTAEAAGVTYKDLKVGYSIIISGSSFVVTSGSDVVSVSQYGWVTGLKVGSATIKAYDSSGVLTWTYYINVTR; encoded by the coding sequence GTGAAAAAGATTTTTGGCGCTATTGTTGCTACAACATTATTGTTCACTGCTGCAGCAGGTGGGTCTTTGATCTCACCAACTACAGCAGAAGCAGCAGGAGTAACTTATAAAGATTTAAAAGTTGGCTACTCAATAATAATTTCAGGCAGTTCTTTCGTTGTGACTTCTGGGAGTGATGTTGTATCAGTCTCTCAGTATGGTTGGGTAACGGGATTGAAAGTAGGGAGTGCTACGATAAAAGCTTATGATTCAAGCGGTGTACTTACCTGGACGTATTATATTAATGTTACTCGCTAG